A window of the Streptomyces sp. NBC_00454 genome harbors these coding sequences:
- a CDS encoding ammonium transporter produces MPTTLDTGNTAWLMASTAMVLLMTPGLAFFYGGMVKTKHVLVMLKMSFVCLALVTLLWLAIGYSLAFGKDVGGLGLIGTPAHWMMHDVGMTSLWGTTGIPTVIFSAFQMAFAIITVALISGSIAGRATMRGWLWFVVAWTLLVYVPMAHWVFAPDGWVIAHLGALDFAGGLPVEINSGAAGLAVAIVVRKRKDFEREAIRPHNLPLVVIGLALLWFGWFGFNAGSALQTGGTAPMAFFNTQLAAAGAMVGWPLIEKWKLGHVEMLGVAGAAVAGMVAITPSCGEISPAGALAVGFMAGVVCAFAINFKYKLRYDDTLDVVGVHGFGGIVGTLAIGLFATSQMSGKKGLFYGGGGDLLWRQAVAVLACALFSFSATWLIAKVIEKTIGFRADEEYEHVPGQEEEQAYDDETIAEIRSRLIQARVPVAVGADLREADSAAADHQLLAELREVLERRENEK; encoded by the coding sequence ATGCCTACCACGCTCGATACGGGCAACACCGCATGGCTGATGGCGAGCACCGCCATGGTCCTGCTCATGACCCCCGGCCTCGCCTTCTTCTACGGCGGCATGGTCAAGACCAAACACGTCCTGGTCATGCTGAAGATGAGCTTCGTCTGCCTGGCCCTCGTCACCCTGCTGTGGCTGGCCATCGGCTACAGCTTGGCCTTCGGCAAGGACGTCGGCGGCCTCGGCCTCATCGGCACGCCGGCGCACTGGATGATGCACGACGTGGGGATGACGAGCCTCTGGGGCACCACCGGCATCCCCACCGTGATCTTCTCCGCCTTCCAGATGGCGTTCGCCATCATCACCGTGGCGCTGATCAGCGGATCCATAGCCGGACGCGCCACCATGCGCGGCTGGCTCTGGTTCGTGGTCGCGTGGACGCTGCTGGTCTACGTGCCGATGGCGCACTGGGTGTTCGCCCCGGACGGATGGGTCATCGCGCACCTGGGGGCACTGGACTTCGCGGGCGGCCTCCCGGTCGAGATCAACTCCGGCGCGGCCGGCCTCGCCGTGGCGATCGTGGTGCGCAAGCGCAAGGACTTCGAGCGCGAGGCCATTCGCCCGCACAACCTTCCGCTGGTCGTGATCGGCCTCGCGCTGCTCTGGTTCGGCTGGTTCGGCTTCAACGCCGGTTCCGCCCTGCAGACCGGCGGCACCGCCCCGATGGCCTTCTTCAACACCCAGCTGGCCGCCGCCGGCGCGATGGTGGGCTGGCCGCTGATCGAGAAGTGGAAGCTCGGACACGTCGAAATGCTGGGCGTCGCCGGCGCGGCCGTGGCCGGCATGGTGGCGATCACCCCGTCCTGCGGCGAGATCTCCCCGGCCGGCGCCCTGGCGGTCGGCTTCATGGCCGGTGTGGTCTGCGCCTTCGCGATCAACTTCAAGTACAAGCTGCGCTACGACGACACCCTGGACGTGGTCGGCGTGCACGGCTTCGGCGGCATCGTGGGCACCCTGGCCATCGGCCTGTTCGCCACCAGCCAGATGAGCGGCAAGAAGGGCCTGTTCTACGGGGGCGGCGGCGACCTGCTCTGGCGCCAGGCCGTCGCGGTCCTGGCCTGCGCACTGTTCTCCTTCTCGGCGACCTGGCTGATCGCCAAGGTGATCGAGAAGACCATCGGCTTCCGCGCCGACGAGGAGTACGAGCACGTCCCCGGCCAGGAGGAGGAGCAGGCCTACGACGACGAGACCATCGCCGAGATCCGCTCCCGCCTGATCCAGGCCCGGGTCCCGGTGGCGGTGGGCGCCGACCTGCGGGAGGCGGATTCCGCCGCTGCCGACCATCAGCTGCTCGCCGAACTGCGCGAGGTGCTGGAGCGACGGGAGAACGAGAAGTGA
- a CDS encoding ammonium transporter, with translation MTPLLAPGPVDSGNSAWLMMASAMVLLMAPGVAFFYGGMVKTSQVIAMLKMCFLCLVVVTIIWFSVGYTLAFGPDAGGHGLIGGLDHLFMTGIGTDSTTDGVPTVIFSVFHMSFAIVTVALISGSVAGRATMKGWMAFVGAWTLLVYIPMAHWVFSPDGWVSKQVGAVDFSGGTVVELSSGAAGLALALVAGKRQDFERTKIRPHNLPLVVIGLALLWFGWFGFNTGSSLSTPGAAAMGVMNTQLAAGAAMAGWAVTVYLRTRKVGLLDMSMGAVTGMVATTPLAGGVSMAWAVIIGFLAGLTCAFAISWKYRFGVDDTLDVVGIHGWGGLFGMLMVGLAATGAMTGKKGVFYGGGWDLLGKQLVAVLVLGLFSFAMTALIGKVVDLTLGLRQPGGAEEHEQVYQNDWDDQFKEIVDALRGADEPAGRSGAEADASALLDQVRRTLAARPEQTRQPRRSGHGKD, from the coding sequence GTGACTCCCCTTCTGGCACCCGGCCCGGTGGATTCGGGCAACTCCGCCTGGCTGATGATGGCGTCCGCCATGGTGCTGCTGATGGCACCGGGCGTGGCGTTCTTCTACGGCGGCATGGTGAAGACCAGCCAGGTCATCGCGATGCTCAAGATGTGCTTCCTGTGCCTGGTGGTCGTGACCATCATCTGGTTCTCGGTCGGCTACACCCTCGCGTTCGGCCCGGACGCCGGCGGGCACGGGCTGATCGGCGGACTGGACCATCTGTTCATGACCGGCATCGGCACGGACAGCACGACCGACGGGGTCCCCACCGTCATCTTCTCGGTCTTCCACATGTCGTTCGCCATCGTGACCGTCGCCCTGATCAGCGGTTCGGTCGCCGGGCGGGCGACGATGAAGGGCTGGATGGCCTTCGTCGGCGCCTGGACCCTGCTGGTCTACATTCCGATGGCGCACTGGGTGTTCTCGCCCGACGGCTGGGTCAGCAAGCAGGTCGGGGCGGTCGACTTCTCCGGCGGCACGGTCGTCGAACTGAGCTCCGGCGCGGCCGGACTCGCCCTGGCGCTCGTGGCGGGCAAGCGGCAGGACTTCGAGCGCACGAAGATCCGTCCGCACAACCTCCCGCTGGTCGTGATCGGCCTCGCCCTGCTGTGGTTCGGCTGGTTCGGCTTCAACACCGGCTCGTCGCTGAGCACCCCGGGCGCGGCGGCGATGGGCGTCATGAACACCCAGCTGGCGGCCGGCGCCGCCATGGCCGGCTGGGCGGTGACCGTCTACCTGCGCACCCGCAAGGTCGGGCTGCTCGACATGTCCATGGGCGCGGTCACCGGCATGGTCGCGACGACCCCGCTGGCCGGCGGCGTCAGCATGGCGTGGGCCGTGATCATCGGCTTCCTGGCCGGTCTGACCTGCGCGTTCGCGATCAGCTGGAAGTACCGCTTCGGCGTGGACGACACCCTGGACGTGGTCGGCATCCACGGCTGGGGCGGCCTCTTCGGCATGCTGATGGTCGGCCTCGCGGCGACCGGCGCGATGACCGGCAAGAAGGGCGTGTTCTACGGGGGCGGCTGGGACCTGCTGGGCAAGCAGCTGGTGGCCGTACTGGTGCTCGGCCTCTTCTCGTTCGCGATGACCGCGCTCATCGGCAAGGTCGTCGACCTCACCCTCGGCCTGCGCCAGCCGGGCGGCGCCGAGGAGCACGAGCAGGTCTACCAGAACGACTGGGACGACCAGTTCAAGGAGATCGTCGACGCCCTGCGCGGGGCCGACGAACCCGCCGGCCGGTCCGGCGCGGAGGCGGACGCGAGCGCCCTCCTCGATCAGGTCCGGCGCACGCTGGCCGCCCGCCCCGAGCAGACCAGGCAGCCCCGCCGGTCCGGGCACGGCAAGGACTGA
- a CDS encoding agmatine/peptidylarginine deiminase has translation MAQPVPSRRTLLKAGAAALPLMAAGSVLSAPAFAADTASAAALRLPLESDAHTRTFMAWPALSSIWPGRLSGVRRDIANVAYAISRFEPVVILARPELAADARYACGSGAVHGIEVIEIANDDLWIRDFGPTFVVGPGAIAGVDTNFNGWGKTGTTYYQPFANDAAATATLLGQYGVNRIQAPFVGEGGSLETDGQGTLLATVSSLVNDNRNPGRTQAQVEEALKSSLGIDKVIWVPGLAGADITDCHIDCLARFSAPGQVILDKPGPRADPKWVAVYEETKRILQGATDAQGRPLAITELPGPDRTQIRGKGTEFLSSYTNYYTVNGAVLVPQFGDPFADGMAYTILQAKYPGRDIVQLDIDNIAYGGGGIHCSTQSQPAVPAAV, from the coding sequence ATGGCCCAGCCCGTTCCGTCCCGTCGCACCCTCCTGAAGGCCGGTGCGGCGGCCCTGCCCCTGATGGCGGCCGGCTCGGTCCTGTCCGCGCCCGCGTTCGCGGCGGACACCGCCTCCGCCGCCGCGCTGCGGCTGCCCCTGGAGAGCGACGCACACACCCGTACCTTCATGGCCTGGCCGGCGCTGTCCTCGATCTGGCCCGGCCGGCTCTCCGGGGTGCGCCGGGACATCGCCAACGTCGCGTACGCGATCTCGCGCTTCGAGCCCGTCGTGATCCTCGCCCGTCCCGAGCTGGCCGCCGATGCCAGGTATGCCTGCGGAAGCGGCGCCGTCCACGGCATCGAGGTCATCGAGATAGCCAACGACGACCTGTGGATCCGCGACTTCGGCCCCACATTCGTCGTGGGCCCCGGCGCGATCGCCGGCGTGGACACCAACTTCAACGGCTGGGGCAAGACCGGGACGACCTACTACCAGCCCTTCGCCAACGACGCCGCGGCCACCGCGACCCTCCTCGGTCAGTACGGTGTCAACCGGATCCAGGCCCCGTTCGTGGGCGAGGGCGGTTCCCTGGAGACCGACGGCCAGGGCACCCTGCTGGCCACCGTCAGCTCGCTCGTGAACGACAACCGCAACCCGGGCAGGACCCAGGCGCAGGTCGAGGAGGCGCTGAAGTCCTCGCTCGGGATCGACAAGGTCATCTGGGTCCCCGGCCTCGCGGGCGCGGACATCACGGACTGCCACATCGACTGCCTGGCCCGCTTCTCCGCGCCCGGCCAGGTCATCCTGGACAAGCCCGGTCCCCGTGCCGACCCCAAGTGGGTCGCCGTCTACGAGGAGACCAAGCGGATCCTGCAGGGCGCCACCGACGCCCAGGGCCGTCCGCTGGCCATCACCGAACTCCCCGGCCCCGACCGCACCCAAATCCGCGGCAAGGGCACGGAGTTCCTCTCCAGCTACACCAACTACTACACCGTGAACGGGGCCGTTCTCGTTCCCCAGTTCGGCGACCCCTTCGCCGACGGCATGGCCTACACGATCCTGCAGGCCAAGTACCCCGGCCGCGACATCGTCCAGCTCGACATCGACAACATCGCCTACGGAGGCGGCGGCATCCACTGCTCCACCCAGTCCCAGCCCGCCGTACCCGCCGCCGTCTGA
- a CDS encoding response regulator has protein sequence MIRVLLADDQELVRAGIRLVLKHAGDIEVVAEASNGHEAVHLAVEHRVDVAMLDIRMPGTDGLDAAERIAARAPSVRVLMLTTFGGHAYVERALRAGAAGFLLKDSTPQELIQAVRTVAGGAPVVSPQITRHLIDQYLGSHEGPADPRLDLIADLTGRELEVLTMVATGASNAEIGKQLHLGEGTIKAYVSRMLTKLSCANRVQAAVLAHGAGLSPGW, from the coding sequence GTGATACGCGTTCTCCTTGCCGACGACCAGGAACTGGTCCGCGCCGGAATCAGGCTGGTCCTCAAACACGCCGGCGACATCGAGGTGGTGGCCGAGGCCTCGAACGGGCACGAGGCGGTGCACCTGGCCGTCGAACACCGGGTCGACGTCGCGATGCTCGACATCCGGATGCCGGGCACCGACGGCCTCGACGCGGCGGAGCGGATCGCCGCGCGGGCCCCCTCGGTTCGCGTCCTCATGCTGACCACCTTCGGCGGGCACGCGTACGTGGAGCGGGCGTTGCGTGCCGGGGCGGCGGGGTTCCTGCTCAAGGACAGCACCCCTCAGGAGCTCATCCAGGCCGTCCGCACGGTCGCGGGCGGTGCGCCGGTCGTCTCCCCGCAGATCACCCGGCACCTCATCGACCAGTACCTCGGCAGCCACGAGGGACCGGCCGACCCGCGGCTCGACCTGATCGCCGATCTCACCGGCCGCGAACTCGAGGTGCTCACCATGGTCGCCACCGGCGCCTCCAACGCGGAGATCGGCAAGCAACTGCACCTCGGAGAAGGCACGATCAAGGCGTACGTGAGCCGGATGCTGACCAAACTGAGCTGCGCCAACCGGGTCCAGGCGGCCGTCCTGGCCCACGGCGCCGGGCTCTCACCCGGCTGGTGA
- a CDS encoding sugar-transfer associated ATP-grasp domain-containing protein translates to MNRFRGWDPVMGMNLRNARIAEHNPSAAIRLVNDKYATKAVLESVGAPTSPTLALLRSRREIAALDWDALPDCWALKPNQSLGGNGILLAFGRRRRQWHSSSGKRIPRAVVAEQLRRILDGEFSPRPTDRAMFEPLIRAHPDLARLSHQGLPDIRVICHGDRPQLAMLRLPTRFSSGRANLHQKAIGAAVDLATGRITHALVGKEPTGTHPDTGEPLIGRAVPHWPQVLDAARRCAGATGLRYLGADIVVDADRGPLILEVNARPGLQIQNVTGHGLMTVPVPAPSHLRRH, encoded by the coding sequence GTGAACCGGTTCCGCGGCTGGGATCCGGTGATGGGCATGAACCTGCGCAATGCCCGGATCGCCGAACACAATCCCTCGGCCGCCATTCGGCTGGTCAACGACAAGTACGCGACCAAAGCGGTGTTGGAGTCCGTCGGCGCGCCCACCTCACCCACGCTGGCCCTGCTGCGCTCCCGCCGGGAGATCGCCGCACTGGACTGGGACGCCCTGCCCGACTGCTGGGCGCTGAAACCGAACCAGAGCCTGGGCGGCAACGGCATCCTGCTCGCCTTCGGCAGACGGCGAAGGCAATGGCACTCCTCCTCCGGCAAGCGGATCCCCCGGGCGGTGGTCGCCGAGCAGCTGCGCCGCATCCTGGACGGGGAGTTCTCCCCGCGCCCCACCGACCGGGCGATGTTCGAACCACTGATCCGGGCCCATCCGGACCTCGCGCGCCTCTCCCACCAGGGGCTCCCCGACATCCGGGTGATCTGCCACGGAGACCGGCCGCAGCTGGCGATGCTCCGTCTGCCCACCCGCTTCAGCAGCGGCCGGGCGAACCTGCACCAGAAGGCCATCGGCGCCGCCGTCGACCTGGCCACCGGCCGGATCACCCACGCCCTCGTCGGAAAGGAGCCGACCGGGACCCACCCCGACACCGGCGAACCCCTGATCGGCAGGGCCGTGCCGCACTGGCCGCAGGTGCTCGACGCGGCGCGCCGGTGCGCGGGCGCGACGGGCCTTCGCTACCTGGGCGCGGACATAGTCGTCGACGCCGACCGGGGGCCGCTCATCCTCGAGGTCAACGCCCGCCCGGGGCTCCAGATCCAGAACGTCACCGGGCACGGCCTGATGACCGTACCCGTACCCGCACCGTCACACCTGAGGAGGCACTGA
- a CDS encoding 7TM domain-containing protein, whose translation MDDTDRPPAAVHRGGRRKAPVLFKVLAAVAALGLLLLGVLSTPDRALTRSSEVIGEREMVRISGPNGRTADVLAMIDTGASASSMDTALAKELGFDLARAPRVTVGSALGREERPVVDSTMHLAGRTFTAKTNVNNRSKRETPVLLGRQDVQGLHVAVGRRLLTQPDAATAPSALRILFTKAPAIDPVSMMALLPLAALLIVLFRVVVGLNTLGTFSPVLLALAYAQSGLLLGVPLTLVMFAFGFSMQPLLGRLHLPRVARLGVLIAVVTSGLIAAQLTLGGFGLSDAWGMSLPVVVTAIITERLWEQWDLDGIRSAAVGAALTMGTAVLVALLLLTPHVRHLAEAVPLQLALVCAVWTAIVGTYRGLRLSELFRFAPAARAQDVAA comes from the coding sequence GTGGACGACACCGACCGGCCGCCCGCCGCGGTGCACCGAGGCGGGCGCAGGAAGGCGCCGGTGCTCTTCAAGGTCCTCGCGGCCGTGGCCGCCCTGGGCCTGCTCCTGCTCGGTGTGCTCAGCACTCCGGACCGTGCGCTGACGCGCTCGTCGGAGGTGATCGGGGAGCGGGAGATGGTCCGCATCAGCGGACCGAACGGCAGGACGGCCGATGTCCTCGCCATGATCGACACGGGTGCGTCCGCGTCCTCGATGGACACGGCGCTGGCCAAGGAGCTCGGCTTCGACCTCGCCCGGGCCCCCCGGGTCACCGTCGGCTCGGCCCTCGGCCGCGAGGAACGCCCCGTGGTCGACTCCACGATGCACCTGGCCGGCCGGACCTTCACGGCCAAGACCAACGTCAACAACCGGTCCAAGCGCGAGACCCCCGTACTCCTGGGCCGCCAGGACGTCCAGGGACTCCACGTGGCCGTGGGCAGGCGGCTGCTGACCCAGCCCGACGCGGCCACCGCGCCGTCCGCCCTGCGGATCCTGTTCACCAAGGCACCGGCCATCGACCCCGTCTCGATGATGGCGCTGCTGCCCCTGGCGGCCCTCCTGATCGTCCTGTTCCGCGTCGTCGTCGGGCTGAACACCCTGGGCACCTTCAGCCCGGTCCTGCTGGCCCTCGCGTACGCACAGTCCGGCTTGCTCCTGGGCGTACCGCTGACCCTGGTGATGTTCGCCTTCGGCTTCTCCATGCAGCCCCTGCTGGGTCGGCTGCACCTGCCGCGCGTCGCCCGCCTCGGAGTGCTGATCGCCGTGGTCACCTCGGGCCTGATCGCCGCTCAGCTCACCCTGGGGGGCTTCGGGCTCTCCGACGCGTGGGGCATGTCCCTCCCGGTCGTCGTCACCGCGATCATCACCGAACGGCTGTGGGAGCAGTGGGACCTCGACGGCATCCGGTCCGCCGCCGTCGGCGCCGCACTGACCATGGGCACCGCCGTACTCGTCGCGCTGCTCCTGCTCACCCCGCACGTACGCCACCTCGCGGAAGCCGTACCGCTGCAGCTGGCGCTCGTCTGCGCCGTGTGGACGGCGATCGTGGGAACGTACCGCGGGCTGCGGCTGAGCGAACTCTTCAGGTTCGCACCGGCGGCCAGGGCCCAGGACGTCGCCGCGTGA
- a CDS encoding universal stress protein has protein sequence MSVVLGYDESPGAERALRVALEVATAFGEPLVLVYGAAAPGATGEEYRAHREAVREAGRSALSRAVEAADEAGVPSTVEVVDEKPAQALLDAAERHQARVIIVGSWGDSPIRGALLGSTPHKLLHLSPVPVLCVPTESAAYP, from the coding sequence ATGTCCGTAGTCCTCGGGTACGACGAGTCGCCCGGCGCGGAGCGCGCCCTGCGCGTGGCGCTGGAGGTGGCCACCGCCTTCGGCGAGCCCCTCGTCCTCGTCTACGGGGCGGCCGCGCCCGGCGCCACCGGCGAGGAGTACCGCGCGCACCGCGAAGCCGTCCGCGAGGCGGGCCGCAGCGCGCTCTCCCGAGCGGTGGAGGCCGCCGACGAGGCCGGGGTTCCCTCCACGGTCGAGGTGGTGGACGAGAAACCGGCCCAGGCCCTGCTCGACGCCGCGGAACGCCACCAGGCCCGGGTGATCATCGTCGGCAGCTGGGGGGACAGCCCGATCCGCGGGGCCCTCCTCGGTTCCACCCCGCACAAACTCCTGCACCTCTCCCCGGTGCCGGTGCTCTGCGTCCCGACGGAGAGCGCCGCGTACCCGTAG
- a CDS encoding APC family permease, which translates to MAHEDAGGGTGIPETDPNARLQANAIGFLDALVIGLNSTSPAYSLAAVIGPIVALAGIYAPGVMLASFVPMLLIAAAFYYLNKVDQDCGTTFSWVTRAMGPWAGWLGGWAIAMTGVLVIGSLADVAVHFGLLAAGLDGWAANQWIRQGLTVVVILAMTAVCVIGTEMSARLQDVLILAQVFFLLVFAVVAIYRVYAGTSTLDGIRPSVEWLNPFGAGGAALTGGLLLGVFIYWGWESAVNLTEEVEDSATAPGKAGIWSTVVLLVTYLSVGYAVVAYAGTKFLSENAGEEEAVFAVLAHEVMGGWDWVVLLAVCTSALASTQTTIIPASRTALSMARRHALPPHLSHIHPRFHTPDVSTWWVAAIAIGWYLVVNQISENALLDSLTALSLLISFYYALTGVACAVYYRRHLLESVHNFLLIGLGPVIGAGLLAWLLVKSVASMSNPENSASGGSWFGLGPPLVIGIGIAVVGVLVMCFWRIRDGRFWQERRGVADPDLVRGFKKP; encoded by the coding sequence ATGGCCCATGAAGACGCGGGCGGCGGTACGGGGATCCCGGAAACGGACCCAAACGCGAGGCTCCAGGCCAACGCGATCGGATTCCTCGACGCGCTCGTCATCGGTTTGAACTCGACCTCGCCCGCCTACTCCCTGGCCGCGGTCATCGGTCCGATCGTCGCCCTCGCCGGGATCTACGCGCCCGGCGTCATGCTGGCCTCTTTCGTCCCGATGCTGCTGATCGCCGCCGCCTTCTACTACCTCAACAAGGTCGACCAGGACTGCGGAACCACCTTCTCCTGGGTGACGCGGGCCATGGGCCCCTGGGCCGGCTGGCTCGGCGGCTGGGCCATCGCGATGACCGGCGTCCTCGTCATCGGCTCGCTCGCCGACGTGGCCGTCCACTTCGGACTGCTCGCCGCCGGTCTCGACGGCTGGGCGGCGAACCAGTGGATCCGCCAGGGCCTGACCGTCGTGGTGATCCTTGCCATGACGGCCGTCTGCGTCATCGGTACCGAGATGTCCGCCCGGCTCCAGGACGTCCTGATCCTCGCCCAGGTCTTCTTCCTGCTGGTCTTCGCGGTGGTCGCCATCTACCGGGTCTACGCGGGCACCAGCACCCTCGACGGGATCAGACCCTCGGTGGAATGGCTCAACCCCTTCGGCGCCGGCGGCGCCGCACTCACCGGCGGACTGCTGCTCGGCGTGTTCATCTACTGGGGCTGGGAATCGGCGGTCAACCTCACCGAGGAGGTGGAGGACTCCGCCACCGCGCCGGGCAAGGCCGGCATCTGGTCCACCGTCGTGCTCCTGGTGACCTACCTGTCGGTCGGCTACGCGGTCGTCGCCTACGCGGGCACGAAGTTCCTCTCCGAGAACGCGGGCGAGGAGGAGGCCGTCTTCGCCGTCCTCGCGCACGAGGTCATGGGCGGCTGGGACTGGGTCGTCCTGCTCGCCGTCTGCACCTCCGCCCTGGCCTCCACCCAGACCACGATCATCCCCGCCTCCCGCACCGCCCTGTCCATGGCCCGCCGGCACGCGCTGCCGCCGCACCTCTCGCACATCCACCCGCGCTTCCACACCCCGGACGTGAGCACCTGGTGGGTGGCGGCCATCGCCATCGGCTGGTACCTCGTCGTCAACCAGATCAGCGAGAACGCCCTCCTGGATTCCCTGACGGCCCTCTCCCTGCTCATTTCCTTCTACTACGCGCTCACGGGCGTGGCCTGCGCCGTCTACTACCGCCGCCACCTGCTGGAGAGCGTGCACAACTTCCTGCTGATCGGCCTCGGCCCGGTGATCGGCGCCGGCCTGCTGGCCTGGCTGCTGGTGAAGTCGGTCGCGAGCATGTCGAACCCGGAGAACTCCGCGAGCGGGGGCTCCTGGTTCGGACTGGGACCGCCCCTGGTCATCGGCATCGGGATCGCCGTCGTGGGCGTGCTGGTCATGTGCTTCTGGCGGATCCGCGACGGCCGCTTCTGGCAGGAGCGGCGCGGCGTGGCCGACCCGGACCTCGTCCGCGGATTCAAGAAGCCCTGA
- a CDS encoding histidine phosphatase family protein, whose translation MSDLLLVRHGETAWSVSGRHTGRTDVPLTAHGVEEAISLAPFFRDHHPALVLTSPLRRAAATAELAGLSGGVADPDLYEWDYGGYEGITTAEILRERPDWSLWTDGVPPGGPEHPGENAAQVGARADRVLARVADLLHADGGNVVLVAHAHLLRVLTARYLGLPPEAGRLFLLRTGTFSVLSREHGLPVVAGWNTSP comes from the coding sequence GTGAGTGATCTGCTGCTGGTGAGGCACGGCGAGACCGCGTGGAGCGTGAGCGGGCGGCACACGGGACGCACCGACGTTCCGCTGACCGCGCACGGAGTGGAGGAGGCGATCTCGCTCGCCCCGTTCTTCCGGGACCACCATCCGGCCCTGGTACTGACCAGCCCCCTGCGCCGGGCCGCCGCCACGGCCGAGCTCGCCGGGCTCTCCGGAGGAGTCGCCGACCCCGATCTGTACGAGTGGGACTACGGCGGCTACGAGGGCATCACCACCGCGGAGATCCTGCGCGAGCGCCCCGACTGGTCGCTGTGGACCGACGGGGTCCCGCCCGGGGGCCCCGAGCACCCGGGCGAGAACGCGGCCCAGGTCGGCGCCCGCGCGGACCGGGTACTGGCCCGGGTGGCCGACCTGCTGCACGCGGACGGGGGCAATGTCGTCCTGGTGGCCCACGCGCACCTGCTGCGCGTGCTGACCGCCCGCTACCTCGGCCTGCCGCCCGAGGCCGGGCGCCTCTTCCTGCTCCGCACGGGCACCTTCAGCGTGCTGTCCAGGGAACACGGCCTCCCGGTCGTCGCGGGCTGGAACACCAGCCCCTGA
- a CDS encoding deoxyribodipyrimidine photo-lyase, whose protein sequence is MNLAVVLYTSDLRLHDHPPLRAALSSSEQVVPLFVRDPAVAAPPNRLAFLADCLADLDDGLRARGGRLVVRSGDPVAETVSLVREADADEVHMAGGVSAYAHAREDRLRAALEAEGRRLHVHDSVITALAPGAVLPAGSDHFAVFTPYHRRWTEQPLRATAPAPRGGVRVPDAVRSDPLPERAAVTGTSPGLARGGEGEARRLLARWLRSGLDGYPQNHDDLAGDATSRLSPHLHFGTLSPTEAVHRARAAGGPGAEAFVRQLCWRDFHHQVLAARPAAATRDYRARGDRWRTGPAAEEEIRAWKEGRTGYPVVDAAMRQLAHEGWMHNRGRLLTASFLTKTLYVDWRVGARHFMDLLVDGDLANNQLNWQWVAGTGTDTRPNRVLNPVRQGLRHDPDGGYVHRWIPELAGLPAPRVHEPWRLPAPERARYDYPDPVVELADGLDRFRRGREEGAG, encoded by the coding sequence ATGAACCTTGCGGTGGTCCTCTACACCTCCGACCTGCGGTTGCACGACCATCCACCGCTGCGCGCAGCCCTGTCCTCCTCGGAACAGGTGGTCCCGCTCTTCGTCCGCGACCCCGCGGTCGCCGCGCCGCCCAACCGACTCGCCTTCCTCGCCGACTGCCTCGCCGACCTCGACGACGGGCTGCGCGCCCGCGGCGGCCGCCTCGTCGTCCGCTCGGGGGACCCCGTGGCCGAGACCGTCTCCCTCGTACGGGAGGCCGACGCCGACGAGGTGCACATGGCGGGCGGCGTCAGCGCGTACGCGCACGCCCGCGAAGACCGGTTGCGCGCCGCCCTCGAAGCCGAGGGCCGGCGGCTCCACGTCCACGACTCCGTGATCACCGCCCTGGCCCCCGGGGCCGTCCTGCCCGCCGGGTCCGACCACTTCGCCGTCTTCACCCCGTACCACCGCCGCTGGACGGAGCAGCCCCTGCGCGCCACCGCCCCCGCGCCCCGCGGCGGCGTCCGGGTCCCCGACGCCGTCCGCTCCGATCCGCTGCCCGAGCGCGCCGCCGTCACCGGCACCTCCCCGGGACTGGCCCGCGGCGGCGAGGGCGAGGCCCGCAGGCTGCTCGCCCGCTGGCTGCGCTCCGGCCTCGACGGGTACCCGCAGAACCACGACGACCTGGCCGGCGACGCCACCTCCCGGCTCTCCCCGCATCTGCACTTCGGCACGCTCTCGCCCACGGAAGCCGTCCACCGGGCCCGCGCCGCCGGGGGCCCGGGCGCGGAGGCCTTCGTACGGCAGCTGTGCTGGCGCGACTTCCACCACCAGGTGCTCGCCGCCCGGCCGGCGGCCGCCACCCGGGACTACCGTGCGCGCGGGGACCGCTGGCGTACCGGACCAGCCGCAGAGGAGGAGATCCGGGCCTGGAAGGAGGGCCGGACCGGCTACCCGGTGGTCGACGCGGCCATGCGCCAACTGGCCCACGAAGGCTGGATGCACAACCGCGGGCGGCTCCTGACGGCGAGCTTCCTCACCAAGACCCTCTACGTGGACTGGCGCGTCGGCGCCCGCCACTTCATGGACCTGCTCGTCGACGGGGACCTCGCCAACAACCAGCTCAACTGGCAGTGGGTGGCGGGCACGGGCACCGACACCCGCCCCAACCGGGTCCTCAACCCGGTCCGCCAGGGCCTGCGTCACGACCCCGACGGCGGCTACGTGCACCGCTGGATCCCCGAGCTCGCGGGACTCCCCGCGCCGCGCGTGCACGAGCCGTGGCGGCTGCCCGCGCCGGAACGGGCCCGCTACGACTACCCCGACCCGGTGGTAGAACTCGCCGACGGGCTCGACCGCTTCCGCCGCGGCCGCGAGGAGGGCGCCGGGTGA